One Arcobacter sp. FWKO B genomic window, GAAGAAACTTCTGCTGCTTTAGAAAATATAACTTCAAATATACAAAATAGTACAAAAGATACAATAAAAATGGCAGAGTTTGCAAAGGATATGACTCTTTCATCAAATGAAGGTGAAGAACTTGCGAAAAAAACAGCACAATCAATGGATGATATAAATTCTAAAGTCAATGCTATTACTGAAGCAATATCTGTAATAGATCAAATAGCATTCCAAACAAATATCTTAAGCCTAAATGCTGCTGTTGAAGCTGCAACTGCTGGTGAGGCTGGAAAAGGATTTGCTGTAGTTGCTGGAGAGGTTAGAAACTTGGCAAATAGAAGTGCAGAAGCTGCAAAAGAGATTAAAAAAATAGTAGAAACTGCAACTCATATGGCTCTTAATGGAAAAGGTATTAGTGCTGATATGATTAATGGTTTTAATAAATTAAATGAAAATATAATCACTACTACAAAACTAATATCATCTGTGTCTCAATCTAGTAAAGAACAAGAACATGCTATATTGCAAATTTATGATGCTATTAATTCACTTGAAAAAGTAACAGCTGAAAGTGTTTCAATAGCCAATGATACAAATGTAATTGCAAAACAGACTCATCAAATTGCTGGTATTATTGTTGATGATGCTAACAAAAGTGAGTTTAAAGGGAAAGAAAAAATAGTTCTAAGAAAGAAAATAATCAATCCTGACTATACAGGACCTGAAAGAAGAGCTATAGAAAAAGATATAAAAGAAAATAAAATAAAAATAGAAAAATAAATCTCATCTATCAATCTAGCATTTTAGCTAGATTGATTAAAGCTTATATAAATCTTCAGATTTATGTGCTCAACATCATTTTCTTTTACAAATCTAATAGGACTCTCCACTGTTACACTATAGTTTAAAGAGTTTATTTTTTCTATAAGTTCAAAAAACTCAGATGGTGTTTGTATCTCTAAATTTAGTTCAAATAAGTTTTTAGAAAAACCATTTTCTAAATAAGTTTTTACATATATAAGCTGTGAATTTTCTGGCAATACTGGTTGTATTGTATCTTGCATTAAAGTATATGAAAAACTTGTTTGTTTGTATTCTAAATTTTGTATAGGTTGTGAAGGAGCTACATATTTTGCAGAAGTGTTTTTGATGATACCAGTATATATTGGTAAAATTGATTCTTCATCATCAAACCTAATAGATGAATCTTCATAATATTTAAGCATTTCTGATTTTAAAAGTTTTACAAACAAATCTTTTTCTAAAAAATCACATACTAATATTGAACCATCAGAATTAACAATTAATTCTTTTAGTACAACATTATATGGTATAGTTGAAAACAACTCTTGTATAAGTGATGATACGGTATTGTTTTGAGATATATGATTTGGGAGTATTATATTTTTAGTAATATCTGTTGTTTGAATAGTTTGTTCAGTTGATGTACTTTGAGGTATATTTACAGGAGTATTATAAAAATTATATATTAAATATAAAGTACCAATAGTTGCCATACTTGCTGCACTTATCCAGCCAATAGTTTCTAAATTTGCTGGTTTTTTTCTTGGTAGGATAAAGCTTTTTTTAGTAGTTTTACTATTGGCAAGTTCATACATATAGTTTTCAAGTGAAATATGGTGATATGATACATCCATCATAAACTCTTCTTTGAGTGCTTCAATTTTTGTTGTATCAAGCTGTTTTAGTGTATATAGTATATTGATTTTTTCAATAAAGCTTTTTCCATATTTTGTATAAAATTCTTCAAGTACACTTTTTAGTATCTCTTGCAATTCAAAAAAGTATATTTCATCAAATAAAACTTGTGCTTTTATTTCATCATCATAAAATTTTGAGTGTTTTATCTCTTCAAATGGAGTAAGTTCATTTATACTAGTGTATATTGATGTTGATATTTCATCTGTTATCATAATATAAACAATATTTGAAATAATAAGTACCAAAACATTGTTTTTTGATGGATTATCAAGTAAATAGTGAGTAAGTATCTGATATGGTGAAAAAATATAATCAAGCCCTGATTTATCAAAATAATGTTTTGTTTCAAATACTACATTCTTTGGTGTAACTACATTGTTTTTATTGTACAGTTTGACAAAATCATATTCTATGGGATTAAAGTTTGATAATTCAGCATCACTACAAATAAATTGTTCTTTTGTATTTAATAAAGTTGAAATATAGTTATGTTTATTCTCTTTTTGCAAAGCTTGAATTTTGAATAAAATATCTTTTGTCATTGTCTCATCATACACCAAAAAAGAGGCTTGGTCACTTTTGAGTATATTGTTGTTTTTAATAAGTTTATAATCAAGCTTCAACTGATTTGGTAATTTGATTATGTTTATATATATAGCTGAACTACTTTTCATCTTCATCCTTCATAGTATGAATCATCATTTTGTTTTTTATAAGATCTTTTGCTTCTTGAAGTTCCAATGTACTTACATCAAGTGGCTCACTTATGAAAAAATCTATTGTACCAAAAGGTTTTGGTATAGTAAATTTATCCCAAGAGTTAAATTGCCAATATTTTGTAGGTATGACATTAAAAATGACTATTTTAGCTCCACTTTTTTGTGCAATTGCAACTATTCCATCAGCAACACTATGTCTAGGTCCTCTAGGACCATCAGGTGTGATTGCTACATCATTTCCTTGTTTTAACTCTTTTATCGCACCTAAGAGGGCTTTTACTCCCCCTTTAGAGCTAGAACCTCTTATGCTATCTATTCCTAAATATTCTACAGTTTTTGTTATTGTTTCACCATCTCTGTGATCACTTATTAAAGTTTTGATTGTTCCATTTTTTTTTATATGTTTATAGGTAAATGGTTGCATTATTAAATCACCATGCCAAAAAGCAACTAAAATAGGTTCATTTGGAACTTGTTGTGGTGCATGAAATACTTTTTTATTTAGAAGGTACAGCACCCTTACAAATAATTGCAAGATAAAAGGCAAAATAACAGTATTAATAAAGTATTTTACTTTTTTTTTCAAATCACTTCACCTTTTAATGTAGTTCTTGAAGCACTTGTTATTTTAACATCAACTATTTGACCCAAAAGCTCTTCACTTCCCTTTACAAATACTTGTATATAATTATCACTAAAACCTGAAACTTCACCACCAGCTTTAAGCTCTTCAAAAAGGACTTTTATAGTTTTACCTATATTTTTATGCATAAGCTCTTCTTGATGAATTTTGTGGAGTTCTATTACTTCTTCAAGTCTTTTTGATGCTTCTTCATCGCTTACTATACTCTCAAGAGTAAGGGCTGCTGTATTTGGACGAGGTGAATATTTGAAGTTAAATATTTGATCAAATTTTACTTTTTCTATCACATCAATTGTATCTAAAAAATCTTCATGTGTTTCAGTTGGAAAACCAACTATAATATCAGTGCTTATTCTAACTTCAGGAACAAGTTCTCTTATTTTTGTAGCACGATTTAAAAACCACTCCTTAGAATAGCCTCTTTTCATATCTTTTAGTACTTTTGTACTTCCACTTTGAAGTGGCATATGGATAGATTTTGAAATCTTTGGATTAGTTGCAAATTCTGTTATAAATTCATCATCCATATGCAAAGGATGAGGTGAAGTAAATCTTATTCTTTCTAAACCTTCTATGTGACTAATATCTTTTAAAAGTTGAGTAAAGCTAGATTTTGGGCTTCCATCACTAAATCTTTTTCCATAGTTATTTACATTTTGCCCTAAGAGCATAACTTCTTTTGCACCGCCATCTACAGCTTTTTGTACTTGAGAGATTATCATATCACTTGGTATTGATATCTCATCACCCCTTGTAAAAGGTACTATACAATAAGTACACTCTTTATCACAGCCAATAGAGATATTTACACTTGTTTTATAAAGTGAGTGACCATTTGAGCCAAAGGTATAATTACTTTCGTCATAATTTATATCAACTTCAACTGAGCCTTTTTTATCAACAATATCTTTTATTTTAGAAATGTTTCTTGCACCTAATACAAAGTCCACATAAGGAGCTTTTTTTATTATCTCTTCACCTAAATGGCTTGCAGTACATCCACAAACTCCAATTTTAGCACTAGTTTTTTTTGATTTATTTATAGAACCTAGTTCTGAAAATAGCTTTTGTACAGGTTTTTCTCTTACCGAACAAGTATTGATGATTATTAAGTCAGCTTCATTCATATCTTCAGTTTGAGTGTAGCCTTTGTGAGTTTTTAATTCACTCAAAAGATGCTCAGAATCAAGTGAATTCATCTGGCATCCAAGAGTTTGAATAAATAGTTTTTTGCTCATACTTTAACTAATAAATTTAATATTTTACTTAAAAATTAAATAATATGAAGTTCATAAATAAACTCATCATCTGCTAAGCCAAATTTTACTTCTCTAAAATAAGCATTGTAGCCATCATTTTCAAAGCTTTCAACTACAGCCATCATATCTTTGTGAGAGTTATCTTTGTCAAAATAAAAGATTTTATCTCCACCTTCTTTTAGTTTTTCTAATTTAACTTTTTTTGGTTTTTCGCTTAGTTCTGTTCTAGCTAATAATATTTCCATTTGTTCCTCTGTATTTATAGTAATTTGGTGATATTATACATTAATTTGACTTTTATATAAATTAAGCTATAATATCAACCTACATCAATATAAAACAATCACACTGCTAAACAATTTGATGTTAAAACAATATGGAGAGATTATCGTGGATAAAATTATAGATATAATAGATTCTATAGCTTATGAAAAAGGGCTAAAAGTAAGTGATGTTGAAGTAGCATTAAAAGATGCATTAATTAAGACTGCAAAAAAAATGATAAATCCTGATTTATGTTTTGATGCTGAAATAGATAGACCAAGAAAGAGATTAAAATTATTTCAAAAAATTGAAGTAGTTCCAAATGATAGCAATTTATTAGAAAATGAAAATAAAAATTTTATATCACTTGATGAAGCAAAAAAAGTTGATAGTTCTTTAGATGTTGGTGATTTTTTAGAATATGATTTAGAGTTTGAACATTTAGGAAGAAATGCAGCTACTATATTGCACTCAAATTTAGAATATAATATACAAAGATATCTTGAAGAAAATTTACTTACAAAATATAAAGATAAAGTTGGCAAGATAGTAAGTGGAAATATTACATATATTGATAAATCAGAAAATACTTACATAGAAATTGGTGAAGTAAAAGGTGTTCTTCCAAGAAAAAATAGAATAAAAGGGGAGCATTTTAAAGTTGGTGATGTTATAAAAGCAGTTGTAAAATCAGTAAATATTGATAAAGCAAAAGGGCTTATGGTTGAGATTTCAAGAACAACTCCTAAGTTTTTGGAAGCACTATTAAAGCTTGAAGTACCTGAGCTTAAAGATGAAAAAGTGATTATTGAAGCAAGTGCTAGAATACCTGGAGAAAGAGCTAAAATAGCCCTTTCAACAACAGAAGCAAATGTAGATCCAATAGGTGCAGTTGTTGGGGTAAAAGGTGTTAGAATAAATGCTGTAAGTTCTCAGCTAAAAGGTGAGAATATTGATTGTGTTGAGTATTCAGCAGTTCCTGAAATATTTATTTCTCGTGCACTGTCTCCTGCTATTGTAAAATCTGTACAATATATCAAGCCACAAAATTATAACGAAAAAGCAAAAGCAATAGTTACAATTACAGCTGATCAAAAAAGTAAAGCTATTGGGAAAAGCGGACTTAATATAAGACTTGCATCTATGCTTACAAAAACAGATATAGAAATAAATGAAATAGAAGCAGTTGCAAATGCTAATAATGACTCATCAAATATTAATGAAGAGAGAACAAAAGATACAACAAGCCTAGAGGCACTTTTTAAATAAAAACTCGTAAATGATAAATCGTAAGTCGCAAATTGTAAAAAATACAAATTACGACTTACTGCTTACAATCTCACTATCACAAAAAAAGGGAATAGAATGAAACCTTTATATATATATGATTCTGTAAAAAAACAAAAAGTTGAATTTATCCCAATGGATAAAAATGATGTGAAAATATATATTTGTGGACCTACTGTATATGATGATGCACATTTAGGACACGCAAGAAGTGCAATAGCATTTGATTTGCTCCATCGTGTATTGCTTGCAAATGGTTATAGCGTAACTATGGCAAAAAATATTACAGATATAGATGATAAAATCATAAAAAAAATGGATGATACTAAACAAACTCTAGAAAATATAACCTCATTATACACAACTAGTTACAAAAATGATATGAATTCTCTTAATATTTTACCAAATACCATAGAACCATATGCTACAAAAAACATTGAGCCAATGATAGATATGATAAATGAGTTATTAAAAAAAGATATAGCATATATTATTGATGATGGTGTTTATTTTGATGTTTCAAAAGATAGCTCATATGGAAGTTTGAGCTGTAAATGTGAAGATGATAGCCAAAATATAAGTAGAATAGAACAAAAACAAGACAAAAGAAATCAAAAAGACTTTGCATTATGGAAGTTTTCTAAAGATGGTGTAAAATATGAAGCACCTTTTGGTGAGGGACGACCAGGATGGCATATAGAGTGTAGTGCAATGATAGCAAAGCATCTTAGTGGGAATGGAGAGTATCATATAGATATTCATTGTGGAGGGGCAGATTTGCTTTTTCCTCATCATGAAAATGAAGCTGCACAAACAAGATGTGCCACAAATAAAGAGCTTTCCAAATATTGGATGCATAATGGTTTTGTTACTATAAATGGTGAAAAGATGAGTAAGTCTTTGGGTAATTCTTTTTTTGTAAAAGATGTACTTAAATCATATCATAGTGAAGTTATAAGATTTTATATGATGAGTGTGCACTATAGAAATGACTTGTCATTTAATGAGATTGACTTATTATCATCTAAAAAAAGACTTGATAAAATCTATAGATTGAAAAAAAGAGTTTTATTATCATCTGATGATGAGGTAAAATATGAAGATTCATCTATCTATTTGTCTTTATTGGAAGCTTTAAATGATGATCTTAATATATCAGTTGCTCTTAGTATTGTTGATGAGTATATATCAAGTATAAATGATAGTTTAGATAAAAAAATTAAACCAAATAAACATGAAATAACCGCATCTTTTAAAATTATATCAGATATATTAGGTATAGGTATAAGTGACGCGTATGAATATTTCCAATTTGGTGTAAGTGATGACGAAAAAGTAAAAATAGAAGAGTTGATATCTCAAAGAGCAGTTGCAAAAAAAGAAAAAGATTTTTCAAAGGCTGATACTATTAGAGAAGAACTAAAAAATATGTCCATATCTATAATGGATACACCAAATGGAACAGTATGGGAGAAAGAATAATTATCTTTTCTTGCATATTAATAATTACTTCTTTCACTTTTAATTTTTTAGGGTCAATTAGATATAATCAAGTAAAAAATATGGTGGACTTTTATGTATGGAATTGAATTATATTTATTGATTATCGCCTTTTTAATGTTATTAAGTGTAATATCTAGTAAACTTTCAGATAAATTTGGAGTACCAGTCCTTTTTATATTTCTTGGTCTTGGGATGTTAGCTGGTTCAGAAGGGATACTAGGTATACATTTTGACAATGCACAAATTGCACAAACTGTAGGTACCATAGCTTTAATATATATACTATTTGGTGGAGGAATGGATACTAAATGGCGTTTAATTAAACCTGTGTTAAAAGATGGATTAATTCTTGCGACAGTAGGTGTATTTCTTACTGCTATGTTTATGGCTATTTGTGTCTACTATATACTTGATTTTACATTTTTAGAAGCTTTATTAGTTGGTGCTGTTGTATCTTCTACAGATGCAGCTGCTGTATTTGCTATCCTTAGAGCAAAAGGTATTGCACTTAAAAAAGGATTATCTCCACTGTTAGAACTTGAATCAGGAAGTAATGACCCTATGGCTATTTTCTTGACTATAGCTATTTTACAAATTATTTTACTACCTTATAGTAATACTATTGTAGATTGGTTATTAATGTTTTTTATGCAATTTTTTATTGGTTTAGTAGTTGGGATAGTTTTTGGGCTTATCCTTCCTAAAATATTAAATAAAATACATTTTAGTTTTTATGGTTTGTATCCTGTTTTTACTATTGCATGGGTAATGCTTGTATTTGCTATCTCTCAAATACTTGATGGTAATGGTTTTTTGGCGGTTTATTTGGCTGGAATTGTTGCAAATACAAAAGATTTCGTATACAAAAAAAACTTAGTTGGTTTTCATGATGGTGTATCTTGGGTCATGCAAATAACTGTATTTTTAATCTTAGGATTGCTAGTATTTCCTTCACAACTGCCAGGAGTGGCATTGAATGGATTAATAATTGCCTTATGTTTGATATTTATCGCAAGACCTGCTGGTGTTTTTATCAGTATGATTTTTAGCAAATTTTCTTTTAAAGAAAAAGCTTTTATTTCATGGGTTGGTTTAAGGGGTGCAGTACCAATAGTTTTGGCTACTTATCCATATGTAGAAGGCTT contains:
- a CDS encoding lysophospholipid acyltransferase family protein — encoded protein: MKKKVKYFINTVILPFILQLFVRVLYLLNKKVFHAPQQVPNEPILVAFWHGDLIMQPFTYKHIKKNGTIKTLISDHRDGETITKTVEYLGIDSIRGSSSKGGVKALLGAIKELKQGNDVAITPDGPRGPRHSVADGIVAIAQKSGAKIVIFNVIPTKYWQFNSWDKFTIPKPFGTIDFFISEPLDVSTLELQEAKDLIKNKMMIHTMKDEDEK
- the nusA gene encoding transcription termination factor NusA, whose amino-acid sequence is MDKIIDIIDSIAYEKGLKVSDVEVALKDALIKTAKKMINPDLCFDAEIDRPRKRLKLFQKIEVVPNDSNLLENENKNFISLDEAKKVDSSLDVGDFLEYDLEFEHLGRNAATILHSNLEYNIQRYLEENLLTKYKDKVGKIVSGNITYIDKSENTYIEIGEVKGVLPRKNRIKGEHFKVGDVIKAVVKSVNIDKAKGLMVEISRTTPKFLEALLKLEVPELKDEKVIIEASARIPGERAKIALSTTEANVDPIGAVVGVKGVRINAVSSQLKGENIDCVEYSAVPEIFISRALSPAIVKSVQYIKPQNYNEKAKAIVTITADQKSKAIGKSGLNIRLASMLTKTDIEINEIEAVANANNDSSNINEERTKDTTSLEALFK
- a CDS encoding HP0268 family nuclease, with product MEILLARTELSEKPKKVKLEKLKEGGDKIFYFDKDNSHKDMMAVVESFENDGYNAYFREVKFGLADDEFIYELHII
- the cysS gene encoding cysteine--tRNA ligase; protein product: MKPLYIYDSVKKQKVEFIPMDKNDVKIYICGPTVYDDAHLGHARSAIAFDLLHRVLLANGYSVTMAKNITDIDDKIIKKMDDTKQTLENITSLYTTSYKNDMNSLNILPNTIEPYATKNIEPMIDMINELLKKDIAYIIDDGVYFDVSKDSSYGSLSCKCEDDSQNISRIEQKQDKRNQKDFALWKFSKDGVKYEAPFGEGRPGWHIECSAMIAKHLSGNGEYHIDIHCGGADLLFPHHENEAAQTRCATNKELSKYWMHNGFVTINGEKMSKSLGNSFFVKDVLKSYHSEVIRFYMMSVHYRNDLSFNEIDLLSSKKRLDKIYRLKKRVLLSSDDEVKYEDSSIYLSLLEALNDDLNISVALSIVDEYISSINDSLDKKIKPNKHEITASFKIISDILGIGISDAYEYFQFGVSDDEKVKIEELISQRAVAKKEKDFSKADTIREELKNMSISIMDTPNGTVWEKE
- a CDS encoding potassium/proton antiporter; its protein translation is MYGIELYLLIIAFLMLLSVISSKLSDKFGVPVLFIFLGLGMLAGSEGILGIHFDNAQIAQTVGTIALIYILFGGGMDTKWRLIKPVLKDGLILATVGVFLTAMFMAICVYYILDFTFLEALLVGAVVSSTDAAAVFAILRAKGIALKKGLSPLLELESGSNDPMAIFLTIAILQIILLPYSNTIVDWLLMFFMQFFIGLVVGIVFGLILPKILNKIHFSFYGLYPVFTIAWVMLVFAISQILDGNGFLAVYLAGIVANTKDFVYKKNLVGFHDGVSWVMQITVFLILGLLVFPSQLPGVALNGLIIALCLIFIARPAGVFISMIFSKFSFKEKAFISWVGLRGAVPIVLATYPYVEGLENASLIFNTVFFMVLFSILIQGTTLPRVARFLGVELDNQAKQEPKSSPLLYNTLKQLYIDKNSKVIGLSIAELELAPYFLILLIKRGDNYIRPTGSTIFEENDILLIQCDKSTQYKKVLKRVFA
- the miaB gene encoding tRNA (N6-isopentenyl adenosine(37)-C2)-methylthiotransferase MiaB, encoding MSKKLFIQTLGCQMNSLDSEHLLSELKTHKGYTQTEDMNEADLIIINTCSVREKPVQKLFSELGSINKSKKTSAKIGVCGCTASHLGEEIIKKAPYVDFVLGARNISKIKDIVDKKGSVEVDINYDESNYTFGSNGHSLYKTSVNISIGCDKECTYCIVPFTRGDEISIPSDMIISQVQKAVDGGAKEVMLLGQNVNNYGKRFSDGSPKSSFTQLLKDISHIEGLERIRFTSPHPLHMDDEFITEFATNPKISKSIHMPLQSGSTKVLKDMKRGYSKEWFLNRATKIRELVPEVRISTDIIVGFPTETHEDFLDTIDVIEKVKFDQIFNFKYSPRPNTAALTLESIVSDEEASKRLEEVIELHKIHQEELMHKNIGKTIKVLFEELKAGGEVSGFSDNYIQVFVKGSEELLGQIVDVKITSASRTTLKGEVI
- a CDS encoding methyl-accepting chemotaxis protein; this translates as MMEWLYSRVNSFKLVKNGILLILLVMIVSYSMIMMVFGNTISSTTISILSLSMMIIATILILIGYSALNRFAKKTIEVGEIAQKVAAGSLYHRIVNIDETEEIGKVAWALNDVLDQFEIFSRDMDNSLRQIAIGRSYRRMLSDGLNGDFITLSENINKALEKIAVAQSKDEFIQKMLKTIDEYTHGDFRNQIDVGGMQEDLIGLANGINSLGVALSNVSLMNLKNGLALQQNANILEEKVVVLTNSANHQASSLEETSAALENITSNIQNSTKDTIKMAEFAKDMTLSSNEGEELAKKTAQSMDDINSKVNAITEAISVIDQIAFQTNILSLNAAVEAATAGEAGKGFAVVAGEVRNLANRSAEAAKEIKKIVETATHMALNGKGISADMINGFNKLNENIITTTKLISSVSQSSKEQEHAILQIYDAINSLEKVTAESVSIANDTNVIAKQTHQIAGIIVDDANKSEFKGKEKIVLRKKIINPDYTGPERRAIEKDIKENKIKIEK